The following is a genomic window from Sphingobacterium spiritivorum.
AAAATATAAGAACTTGCCATAGGGCAAGTTGTTTTGCAGCCGACATCTTTAAATTTGAATAAGCCTTATCCGTTATGTGCCGGCCAGTGAAAACTGATAAAAAGCTGTGTAAAACTAATTTATCACCAATGAGTAAAGCAAAGCAAGTAATAGAGCAGTATATGCAGGGATTTCGAGAAAGCGATCATGACAAGGTTTTGGAATGCCTGACAGAAGATGTGATATGGCATATGCCCGGATATTTTCATCTGCAGGGAAAAGTAGCTTTTGATAAGGAAATCGAAAACGACCTCTTTACAGGCTCTCCTTCCATTCAGGTATTTCGCATGATTGAGGAAGGCACTGTTGTCATTGCAGAAGGAGCTGTTCAGGCCAGATTCAAAACCGGAGATATACTCGATGCAGTATTCTGCGATGTCTTTGAATTCGAGGGATTGAAAATAAAAAAACTGATTTCCTATCAGATGAACAAATAATAATTGACTGCTGACAAACAGCTGTCAATACGACGTTTAATTTTGAATTATAAATCATAAAAACTAAAAGACATGGCACTATTACACGCGTATTTAAATTTTAACGGGAACTGTGAAGAAGCTTTTGAATTCTACAAAGGCGTTTTCGGTACAGAATCTTTAGGAGTATACCGTTTTGGCGATATGCCTGCTGATCCGCAGTATCCTATTCAGGAGGAAGACAAAAACAAAATCATGCATACAGCAATTAAAATCAACGAGTCTGTCATGCTGATGGGATCAGATTGTATCCAAAACTTTGGACACAACGCTACAACAGGTACAAATGCTTATCTGATGCTGGATACACAGACAGCTGAAGAAGCCAAACAATTGTATTCCAGACTGAGTGCGGATGCGCAGTCAATTGAAATGCCTTTGGGTGAGCAGTTTTGGGCAGAGTTATACTCTTCATTTCAGGACAAATACGGAATTTCCTGGATGATCCATTTTGAAGGAAACAAAAAAATGTCCTGATGAACAGCGTTGTATACTTTGAAATACAAGCTCAGAATCCGGAAAAATCTGCTCATTTCTATGAGCAGATTTTTGGATGGAAGTTTATAAAAGAAGACAGCCTCCCCATTACCTATTACAGAATAGAGACAGCAGGCATACATGGCGGATTGTTTCAGCGACCTGCCGACACCCCTCCGCTCAATTGCGGAACAAATGCATTTACCTGCTCTATGGAAGTGAATGATTTTGATAATATAGCTGCGCTGATAATACAAAACGGAGGACAGGTGGCAATGCCAAAATTTGCCATTCCGGGTCGATGCTGGCAAGGCTATTTTCTGGATATTGACAACAATGTATTTGGCATTTTTGAAGTAAATGAAAGTGCGGGAATGTCTTAAGCAAGACTAACGCTTACAGCACTGTTTAATTCAGATCCACGAACTGGCTGATAACCCTTAAAAACAAATTACATCCCTATGAAAATAACAGGAGGAAAAAATATTGCGATCAAAGTACCTGTTTCAAAATATCGGGAAACAGTAGATTTTTACACCCGTACACTGGGACTGCAGGCATCAGAAATACATACTCCGGACCATCCTACTGTAAAGAAAAGTACAAAAGTAGTCTTCGGAGATAACACATTGTGGCTGGATGCTACTGAACAAGTCTCACGTACAGAAGCCTGGTTTGAATTGCAGACAGACAATCTTGCAGAAACCGAAGAACATCTACAACGCGCAAATATTGCATTTGAAGACGATCTGGAACAGATTCCTGCGCATATGCACTGGATCAAGGACCCGATCGGAAACGTATTTATCTTAAAAGAATCACATTAGATTATGTCTTTTTTTATCACCAATCTGATATTATCTTCCAAGGTCAATGAACTTATAAATCCTTATGGTATGAAACAAATGATGTACCCTTGCCTCTGGTTTGCAGGCAATGCAACAGAAGCTGTAGATTTTTACATCTCCATTTTCAGAGATAGCAGAATTCTGTCTGCTAATTCCCTTGTTACTTTTTTAGAAATAAAAGGACAAAAATTTATGGCGCTTAACGGCCGGCCGGATTTTGATCCAAATCAGGCCTCTTCACTGGTCATTGAATGTACTTCTCAGGATGAGATAGATCAATATTGGGAAGCTATCACCAAAGAAGGTGAAGAAAGCATGTGCGGATGGTGTAAAGATAAATATGGGTTTTCCTGGCAGATTATCCCTGAAAACATAGAAAAACTACTGTTCCAATCTGCTAATGCAGAACGTGCAGTGCAGGCGATGATGGGCATGAAAAAAATTGATATAGCGGCATTGGAGAATGCCTGATTTTTTCTTCAAAGCTTTAAAGCGGATAATGAGAAATAAGCAGTAATAGTTCTTTCAGGCTCCTTATCTTTGTTGCATGAAAGAACTATTGGCTACAGTCTGCTTATTCCTGACGCTGACATTATCCTTTGCACAAAATAGCGATAAAAAGATAAGAATAGGAGATATCAAAAACGGAGATTTGATATTTGTAGGCGCTCAACAGCAGGATCTTTCCGGAGCGATTAACCGGGTCACACAAACAAGCCAGTCCGTCTCGTTTGATCATATCGGCATAATAGAAATGGCAAAAGACTCCGTTTTTGTACTGCATGCCAGCAGTACAAAAGGATCTGTACGTCAGGAAATTCGTCAATTCTATGAAGAGCAACAGGATGGAGGTAATGCTCTTATCCTGTACAGACTAAAAGATCCTTTTATTTCTAGTATCCCTGCTGCACTGAAAAGTGCCGGGGCTATGCTTGGAAAACCCTATAACCGCAGCTATATCATGAACGACAGTTGTTATTACTGTTCTGATTTTATATACCGCGCTTTTGAAAAGAATCAGATATTCAGTTTAGCACCTATGACCTTTATCAATCCCGAAACAGGAAAAACAGATGACTTCTGGAAAGCTTTTTACAAAAAGCAAAACCTGGAAGTTCCCGAAGGAAAACCAGGTTGTAATCCTAACGGTATGGCAGCATCAGAAAAAC
Proteins encoded in this region:
- a CDS encoding nuclear transport factor 2 family protein, giving the protein MSKAKQVIEQYMQGFRESDHDKVLECLTEDVIWHMPGYFHLQGKVAFDKEIENDLFTGSPSIQVFRMIEEGTVVIAEGAVQARFKTGDILDAVFCDVFEFEGLKIKKLISYQMNK
- a CDS encoding VOC family protein; this translates as MALLHAYLNFNGNCEEAFEFYKGVFGTESLGVYRFGDMPADPQYPIQEEDKNKIMHTAIKINESVMLMGSDCIQNFGHNATTGTNAYLMLDTQTAEEAKQLYSRLSADAQSIEMPLGEQFWAELYSSFQDKYGISWMIHFEGNKKMS
- a CDS encoding VOC family protein translates to MNSVVYFEIQAQNPEKSAHFYEQIFGWKFIKEDSLPITYYRIETAGIHGGLFQRPADTPPLNCGTNAFTCSMEVNDFDNIAALIIQNGGQVAMPKFAIPGRCWQGYFLDIDNNVFGIFEVNESAGMS
- a CDS encoding VOC family protein, with product MKITGGKNIAIKVPVSKYRETVDFYTRTLGLQASEIHTPDHPTVKKSTKVVFGDNTLWLDATEQVSRTEAWFELQTDNLAETEEHLQRANIAFEDDLEQIPAHMHWIKDPIGNVFILKESH
- a CDS encoding VOC family protein, with product MSFFITNLILSSKVNELINPYGMKQMMYPCLWFAGNATEAVDFYISIFRDSRILSANSLVTFLEIKGQKFMALNGRPDFDPNQASSLVIECTSQDEIDQYWEAITKEGEESMCGWCKDKYGFSWQIIPENIEKLLFQSANAERAVQAMMGMKKIDIAALENA
- a CDS encoding YiiX/YebB-like N1pC/P60 family cysteine hydrolase, with amino-acid sequence MKELLATVCLFLTLTLSFAQNSDKKIRIGDIKNGDLIFVGAQQQDLSGAINRVTQTSQSVSFDHIGIIEMAKDSVFVLHASSTKGSVRQEIRQFYEEQQDGGNALILYRLKDPFISSIPAALKSAGAMLGKPYNRSYIMNDSCYYCSDFIYRAFEKNQIFSLAPMTFINPETGKTDDFWKAFYKKQNLEVPEGKPGCNPNGMAASEKLNRLGRLYL